A genomic region of Sander vitreus isolate 19-12246 chromosome 11, sanVit1, whole genome shotgun sequence contains the following coding sequences:
- the gpr34b gene encoding putative G-protein coupled receptor 34b produces the protein MTKHISTPYATTTFQTPNSSLCLTESSELNFTATNHTCVDNGSLRSLLAVFYTVIFVLGLVGNLVALWVFFCVDCKKNSVRVFLINVAFADLLLVVCLPFRILYHSRGNVWTMGPTLCKIVGNLFYMNMYISVTLLGLISVDRYMKIHRGVRGQHRLRSIKWSTVLCAVIWIVAFAVILAFLMSKNPAQQNRCFHYKRLHDAKWKAYINISVLVFFWLVFVSLMASYGKIALKLMRTSQEKPNLPNASRYARTSRKSFFILFLFTVCFVPYHMVRVFYIITQITDTSCFWQDVANKANEVALLLSALNSCLDPVMFFLLSSSVRKEVLRLVGNVFCAHDMAGGSGSSSTAEQDGKTSRTDRGQANVSFTSHLKERTDTEFSQAIM, from the exons atgacAAAACACATCTCCACCCCGTATGCCACAACCACCTTCCAGACTCCCAACAGCTCCCTTTGTCTCACAGAGAGCAGCGAGCTGAACTTCACCGCGACCAACCATACCTGTGTGGATAACGGCTCGCTGCGGAGCCTGCTGGCGGTGTTCTACACTGTAATCTTCGTCCTGGGTCTCGTTGGGAACCTGGTGGCTCTGTGGGTTTTCTTCTGCGTGGACTGTAAGAAGAACTCCGTGCGGGTGTTTCTCATAAACGTAGCTTTCGCGGacctgctgctggtggtctGTCTGCCGTTCAGGATACTCTACCACAGCCGCGGAAACGTCTGGACGATGGGTCCCACGCTGTGTAAAATCGTGGGCAACCTCTTCTACATGAACATGTACATCAGTGTCACGCTGCTGGGGCTGATCAGTGTGGATCGCTACATGAAGATCCATCGCGGCGTGCGGGGGCAGCACAGACTGCGGTCCATAAAGTGGAGCACCGTGCTCTGCGCCGTCATCTGGATTGTGGCCTTCGCTGTGATTTTGGCATTCCTGATGTCAAAGAATCCAGCACAGCAGAACAG GTGTTTCCACTACAAGCGGCTCCATGATGCAAAGTGGAAAGCCTACATCAACATCTCCGTGCTGGTCTTCTTCTGGCTCGTCTTCGTCTCTCTGATGGCGTCTTACGGAAAGATCGCCCTCAAGCTTATGAGGACGTCACAGGAGAAGCCCAACCTGCCCAACGCATCCCGCTATGCCCGAACTTCCAGGAagtctttcttcatcctcttcctcttcaccGTGTGCTTCGTCCCCTATCACATGGTCAGGGTGTTCTACATCATAACGCAGATCACAGACACGTCGTGTTTCTGGCAGGACGTCGCCAACAAAGCCAACGAGGTGGCTTTGCTGCTTTCAGCCCTCAACAGCTGCCTGGATCCGGTCATGTTCTTCCTGTTGTCCTCCTCGGTGAGGAAGGAGGTGCTGCGCTTGGTGGGCAACGTGTTCTGTGCGCACGATATGGCTGGAGGGAGCGGGAGCAGCTCCACCGCAGAGCAGGACGGTAAGACCAGCAGGACGGACAGAGGACAGGCAAACGTCAGCTTTACCAGCCATTTGAAGGAGAGGACGGATACTGAATTCAGCCAGGCTATAAtgtaa